In Carya illinoinensis cultivar Pawnee chromosome 7, C.illinoinensisPawnee_v1, whole genome shotgun sequence, the following are encoded in one genomic region:
- the LOC122317191 gene encoding receptor homology region, transmembrane domain- and RING domain-containing protein 1 translates to MGEAICRFLAFVSYAITLTSATVFINPLHASFPDLPAKYAVAISSSGVCGALHVADPPDACSALKFGVRSNETEETRLALIIRGGCTFEGKVRNAQNAGFRAAIVYDDRNKGNLVYMMINPGNITVHAVFVSKATGEILNKYAQREKGECCIFSSHYESAWTVLTISLISFTVICAIVLLVFYTPRRLLFAQTMYLRSKSVDTETVEALPCFTFGSAHPRHCHTNETCAICLEDYKDGEILKVLPCRHEFHSSCVNSWLTKSGTFCPVCKHDLGTKSAHSEVNKGI, encoded by the exons ATGGGGGAAGCCATATGTAGATTCTTAGCTTTCGTTTCGTATGCCATCACACTTACGTCTGCCACCGTTTTTATCAATCCCTTGCACGCCTCTTTCCCCGACCTTCCTGCTAAATATG ctgttGCTATCAGTAGCTCTGGTGTATGTGGAGCATTGCACGTAGCAGATCCTCCGGACGCTTGCTCTGCACTAAAATTTGGTGTTCGATCCAATGAAACTGAAGAAACGAGATTGGCTCTGATAATTAGGGGTGGATGCACGTTCGAGGGTAAGGTCCGAAACGCTCAAAATGCCGGCTTTCGTGCCGCGATTGTCTATGATGATCGAAACAAGGGAAATTTGGTGTACA TGATGATAAACCCTGGAAACATTACGGTGCATGCAGTTTTTGTTTCAAAGGCAACTGGTGAAATTCTAAATAAGTATGCTCAAAGGGAAAAAGGCGAGTGCTGCATCTTCTCATCGCATTATGAATCAGCATGGACGGTGTTGACAATATCTTTGATCTCTTTTACTGTCATATGTGCTATTGTGTTGTTAGTCTTCTATACGCCCAGACGCTTATTGTTTGCGCAAACGATGTATCTTCGCTCTAAAAGTGTGGATACTGAGACTGTGGAAGCTCTACCCTGCTTCACATTTGGCTCTGCACATCCCAGGCATTGCCATACCAATGAAACTTGTGCCATTTGCCTGGAGGATTACAAAGATGGGGAAATTCTTAAAGTTCTGCCCTGCCGACATG AATTTCATTCAAGCTGTGTGAATTCATGGTTGACTAAGTCAGGGACATTCTGTCCAGTGTGCAAGCATGATTTAGGAACCAAAAGTGCACATTCTGAG GTGAATAAAGGAATTTGA